One stretch of Pseudomonas fragi DNA includes these proteins:
- a CDS encoding DUF1338 domain-containing protein, translating into MSAFDGLFSLVDSLLGQPATTWLREHVEVPEGLLRFSWHEQAVHRAWLAEALNLCLLHKLVEAVPEGRRYVEEQAQHGRKVVFDHGALRTVDWPDNGDLPRGRQAFARLLEPLGFTDVRTYPLTKLNMTGWGYRQMDLPEDIAQFFVSELHPGRFSEAFQQAVSRVVGSSLDPLQAQHHSILQRLSLTRHCSLSEAHSLLPALYQAFGRQHGVVQETDYHCLLAESAEMAWIATEGNSFNHLTDRVPDLEACVAQQRDLQRPMKDSIEVSASGRVMQTAYRACTVSRGLVDSAGVYREHAVPGSFVEFIQRKVDPDTGRIDLNFDSSNAQGIFKMTDSRA; encoded by the coding sequence ATGTCTGCTTTCGATGGTTTGTTTTCTCTAGTCGATTCCTTGCTCGGCCAACCGGCAACCACCTGGTTGCGCGAACATGTCGAGGTGCCCGAAGGGCTGCTGCGCTTCAGCTGGCATGAGCAGGCGGTGCATCGGGCGTGGCTCGCCGAAGCCCTGAACCTGTGCCTGCTGCACAAGCTGGTAGAAGCCGTACCTGAAGGTCGACGCTATGTTGAAGAACAGGCACAACATGGGCGCAAGGTGGTGTTTGACCACGGCGCCCTCCGCACGGTTGACTGGCCCGATAACGGCGACCTGCCCCGTGGCCGTCAGGCATTTGCCCGATTGCTGGAGCCCCTGGGCTTTACCGATGTACGAACCTACCCCCTGACCAAACTGAACATGACCGGCTGGGGCTACCGGCAAATGGACTTGCCCGAAGACATTGCCCAGTTCTTTGTCTCGGAACTGCATCCCGGCCGTTTCAGCGAAGCCTTTCAACAGGCTGTCAGCCGCGTGGTCGGCTCCAGCCTTGACCCGCTGCAGGCCCAACACCACAGCATCCTCCAGCGCCTGAGCCTGACCCGCCATTGCAGCCTGAGTGAAGCGCACAGCCTGTTACCCGCGCTCTATCAGGCGTTTGGCCGTCAGCACGGAGTGGTACAGGAAACGGACTACCACTGCCTGCTCGCGGAAAGCGCCGAAATGGCCTGGATCGCCACTGAGGGCAACAGCTTCAACCATCTGACCGACCGCGTGCCGGACCTCGAAGCCTGCGTGGCGCAACAGCGCGACTTGCAACGGCCGATGAAAGACAGCATCGAGGTCTCGGCCTCAGGCCGGGTGATGCAGACCGCCTATCGCGCCTGCACGGTCAGTCGCGGCCTGGTCGATAGCGCCGGCGTGTACCGTGAACACGCGGTGCCGGGTTCATTTGTGGAGTTTATCCAGCGCAAGGTCGACCCCGACACCGGCCGCATCGATCTGAACTTCGACAGCAGCAACGCCCAGGGCATTTTCAAGATGACCGACTCCAGGGCCTGA
- the azu gene encoding azurin has protein sequence MFAKVVAVSLLTLASGHLLAAECAVTVDSTDQMSYNTKEIVIDKSCKTFTVNLTHSGNLPKNVMGHNWVLSKKADMQAVSTDGIAAGLDKNYLKDGDERVIAHTKVIGAGEKDSVTFDVAKLKAGEEYEFFCTFPGHNSMMKGAVVLK, from the coding sequence ATGTTTGCCAAAGTTGTTGCGGTATCCCTTTTGACCCTGGCCAGCGGCCATTTGCTGGCGGCTGAGTGCGCTGTCACTGTCGATTCGACTGACCAAATGTCTTACAACACCAAAGAGATCGTCATCGACAAATCCTGCAAGACCTTCACCGTTAACCTGACTCACTCCGGCAACCTGCCGAAAAACGTCATGGGCCATAACTGGGTGTTGAGCAAAAAGGCAGACATGCAGGCAGTTTCCACCGACGGTATTGCTGCCGGCCTGGATAAAAACTACCTGAAGGACGGTGACGAGCGCGTTATCGCCCACACCAAAGTGATCGGCGCCGGCGAGAAAGACTCGGTGACCTTCGACGTGGCCAAACTGAAAGCGGGCGAAGAATATGAATTCTTCTGCACCTTCCCGGGCCACAACTCGATGATGAAAGGCGCTGTGGTTCTTAAATAA
- a CDS encoding YgiQ family radical SAM protein — MQSAKPLFDYPKYWAECFGPAPFLPMSREEMDQLGWDSCDIIIVTGDAYVDHPSFGMAIIGRLLESQGFRVGIIAQPNWQSKDDFMKLGEPNLFFGVAAGNMDSMINRYTADKKIRSDDAYTPGGMAGKRPDRASLVYSQRCKEAYKNVPIVLGGIEASLRRIAHYDYWQDRVRNSILIDACADILLYGNAERAIVEVAQRLSYGHKIEDITDVRGTAFIRRDTPKDWYEVDSTRIDRPGKIDKIINPYVNTQDTQACAIEQEKGPVEDPNEAKVVQILASPRMTRDKTVIRLPSVEKVRGDAVLYAHANRVLHLETNPGNARALVQKHGEVDVWFNPPPIPMTTEEMDYVFGMPYARIPHPAYGKEKIPAYDMIRFSVNIMRGCFGGCTFCSITEHEGRIIQNRSEESIIREIEEIRDKVPGFTGVISDLGGPTANMYRIACKTPEIESACRKPSCVFPGICPNLNTDHSSLIQLYRSARALPGVKKILIASGLRYDLAVESPEYVKELVTHHVGGYLKIAPEHTEEGPLNQMMKPGIGSYDKFKRMFEKYTKEAGKEQYLIPYFIAAHPGTKDEDMMNLAIWLKTNGFRADQVQAFYPSPMATATAMYHSGKNPLRKVTYKSDSVTIVKSEEQRRLHKAFLRYHDPKGWPMLREALTRMGRADLIGSGKDQLIPLHQPATDSYQSARRKNSTPAGSHKVAGEKTTKILTQHTGLPPRASDGGNPWDKREQAKAAAFARNKQAAKERQEAAKGGKSQRPARKPVVPR, encoded by the coding sequence ATGCAATCAGCCAAGCCTCTATTTGACTATCCGAAGTACTGGGCCGAATGTTTCGGCCCAGCACCATTCCTGCCCATGAGCAGGGAGGAGATGGATCAGCTTGGCTGGGATTCATGCGACATCATCATCGTGACCGGTGATGCCTATGTCGATCACCCGTCATTTGGCATGGCCATTATTGGCCGCTTGCTGGAGTCCCAGGGCTTCCGAGTGGGTATCATTGCCCAGCCGAACTGGCAGTCCAAAGACGACTTCATGAAGCTCGGTGAGCCGAACCTGTTTTTCGGCGTTGCCGCCGGCAACATGGACTCGATGATCAACCGCTACACCGCGGACAAGAAAATCCGTTCCGATGACGCCTACACCCCAGGTGGCATGGCAGGCAAACGTCCCGATCGCGCCAGCCTGGTGTACAGCCAGCGTTGTAAAGAAGCCTACAAGAATGTGCCGATTGTCCTCGGCGGCATTGAAGCGTCCCTGCGCCGTATCGCGCACTACGACTACTGGCAGGACCGTGTCCGCAACTCGATCCTGATCGACGCCTGCGCTGACATCCTGTTGTACGGCAACGCCGAGCGCGCCATTGTCGAAGTGGCCCAGCGTTTGTCCTACGGCCACAAGATTGAAGACATCACTGACGTGCGCGGTACCGCGTTCATCCGTCGCGATACGCCTAAAGACTGGTACGAAGTCGACTCTACGCGTATCGACCGTCCGGGCAAGATCGACAAGATCATCAACCCGTACGTCAACACCCAGGACACCCAGGCCTGCGCCATCGAGCAGGAAAAGGGCCCGGTTGAAGACCCGAACGAAGCCAAGGTCGTACAGATCCTGGCCAGCCCGCGCATGACCCGTGACAAGACGGTTATCCGCTTGCCGTCGGTGGAGAAAGTGCGTGGCGATGCGGTGCTCTATGCTCACGCCAACCGCGTGCTGCACCTTGAAACCAACCCGGGCAACGCCCGTGCGCTGGTGCAAAAGCATGGCGAAGTGGACGTGTGGTTCAACCCGCCACCGATCCCGATGACCACCGAAGAGATGGACTACGTGTTTGGCATGCCTTACGCACGTATTCCACACCCTGCGTACGGCAAGGAAAAGATCCCGGCCTACGACATGATCCGTTTCTCGGTGAATATCATGCGTGGCTGCTTTGGTGGCTGCACCTTCTGCTCCATCACCGAGCACGAAGGTCGGATCATCCAGAACCGTTCCGAAGAGTCGATCATTCGCGAAATCGAAGAGATCCGCGACAAGGTTCCGGGTTTCACCGGTGTTATTTCCGACCTCGGCGGCCCGACCGCGAACATGTATCGCATTGCCTGCAAAACCCCGGAAATCGAATCCGCGTGCCGTAAGCCGTCCTGCGTATTCCCGGGCATCTGCCCGAACCTGAATACCGACCACTCGTCGCTGATTCAGCTGTACCGCAGTGCGCGTGCCTTGCCGGGCGTGAAAAAGATCCTGATCGCTTCCGGTCTGCGCTACGACCTTGCGGTCGAATCGCCGGAATACGTGAAGGAGCTGGTTACCCACCACGTTGGTGGTTACCTGAAGATCGCCCCGGAACACACCGAGGAAGGTCCGCTCAACCAGATGATGAAACCGGGCATTGGCAGCTATGACAAGTTCAAGCGCATGTTCGAGAAGTACACCAAGGAAGCAGGCAAAGAGCAGTACTTGATCCCGTACTTCATTGCGGCCCACCCGGGCACCAAAGATGAAGACATGATGAACCTGGCGATCTGGCTCAAGACCAACGGTTTCCGTGCCGACCAGGTGCAGGCGTTCTACCCGTCGCCGATGGCCACCGCCACCGCGATGTACCACTCGGGCAAGAACCCGCTGCGCAAGGTCACGTACAAGAGCGACTCGGTGACCATCGTCAAGAGCGAAGAGCAGCGCCGCCTGCACAAGGCGTTCCTGCGCTACCACGACCCGAAGGGCTGGCCAATGCTGCGTGAGGCGCTGACCCGTATGGGCCGTGCCGACCTGATCGGTTCGGGCAAGGATCAGCTGATTCCGTTGCATCAGCCGGCGACCGACAGCTATCAGAGTGCCCGTCGCAAAAACTCGACTCCGGCTGGCAGCCACAAGGTAGCAGGGGAGAAGACCACCAAGATCCTTACCCAGCACACCGGCCTGCCGCCGCGTGCCAGTGATGGTGGCAACCCGTGGGACAAGCGTGAACAGGCCAAGGCCGCGGCGTTTGCCCGCAACAAGCAGGCTGCCAAGGAACGCCAGGAAGCTGCCAAGGGCGGCAAGAGCCAGCGCCCGGCCCGCAAGCCGGTAGTGCCGCGCTAA
- the dnaB gene encoding replicative DNA helicase — protein MNDISAPEQYDLQTAALKVPPHSIEAEQAVLGGLMLDNNAWERVLDQVSDGDFYRHDHRLIFRAIAKLADQNSPIDVVTLAEQLDKEGQTSQVGGLGYLGELAKNTPSVANIKAYAQIVRQRATLRQLIGISTEIADSAFNPEGRSAEEILDEAERQIFAIAEARPKTGGPVSVNDLLTKAIDRIDTLFNTDNAITGLSTGYTDLDGMTSGLQPADLIIVAGRPSMGKTTFAMNLVENAVLRSEKAVLVYSLEMPGESLIMRMLSSLGRIDQTKVRAGRLEDDDWPRLTSAVNLLNDRKLFIDDTAGISPSEMRARTRRLVREHGDIGLIMIDYLQLMQIPGSGGDNRTNEISEISRSLKALAKEFNCPVVALSQLNRSLEQRPNKRPINSDLRESGAIEQDADVIMFVYRDEVYHPETEHKGIAEIIIGKQRNGPIGTTRLAFIGKYTRFENLAPGSYNFDDD, from the coding sequence ATGAACGATATCTCCGCTCCTGAGCAATACGATCTACAAACCGCAGCCCTGAAGGTGCCTCCGCATTCCATCGAGGCCGAACAGGCTGTGCTCGGTGGTTTGATGCTGGACAACAACGCCTGGGAACGCGTGCTGGATCAGGTTTCGGACGGTGATTTCTATCGACATGACCACCGCCTGATCTTCCGCGCCATCGCCAAGCTGGCAGACCAGAACTCCCCGATCGATGTCGTGACCCTTGCCGAGCAACTGGACAAGGAAGGTCAGACCTCGCAAGTCGGTGGCCTGGGCTACCTCGGTGAGCTGGCGAAAAACACGCCGTCGGTCGCCAACATCAAGGCCTACGCCCAGATCGTGCGCCAGCGCGCGACCTTGCGTCAGTTGATCGGCATCAGTACCGAGATCGCCGACAGTGCCTTCAACCCGGAAGGGCGCAGCGCTGAAGAGATTCTCGACGAAGCTGAGCGCCAGATTTTTGCGATTGCCGAGGCCCGGCCAAAAACCGGTGGCCCGGTCAGCGTCAACGACCTGCTGACCAAGGCCATCGACCGCATCGACACGCTGTTCAACACCGACAACGCCATCACTGGCCTGTCCACCGGTTATACCGACCTCGATGGGATGACCAGCGGCCTGCAGCCTGCGGATTTGATCATCGTCGCCGGCCGTCCATCGATGGGTAAAACCACCTTTGCGATGAACCTGGTTGAAAACGCCGTTTTGCGCAGTGAAAAAGCGGTACTGGTTTACTCCCTCGAGATGCCAGGCGAATCGCTGATCATGCGTATGCTGTCGTCCCTGGGCCGTATCGACCAGACCAAGGTCCGGGCCGGTCGCCTCGAAGACGACGATTGGCCGCGCCTGACGTCGGCGGTTAACCTGCTCAACGACCGCAAGCTGTTTATTGACGATACGGCCGGTATCAGCCCGTCGGAAATGCGCGCCCGTACCCGACGACTGGTACGTGAGCACGGTGATATCGGCCTGATCATGATCGACTACCTGCAATTGATGCAGATCCCGGGTTCGGGCGGTGACAACCGTACCAACGAAATTTCCGAGATTTCGCGATCCCTCAAGGCTCTGGCCAAAGAGTTCAACTGCCCGGTAGTGGCGCTGTCGCAGCTCAACCGTTCCCTTGAGCAGCGGCCCAACAAGCGCCCGATCAACTCCGACTTGCGTGAATCCGGAGCCATCGAGCAGGATGCCGACGTCATCATGTTTGTGTACCGGGACGAGGTGTACCACCCCGAGACCGAGCACAAGGGCATTGCCGAGATCATCATCGGCAAGCAGCGTAACGGCCCTATCGGGACGACGCGCCTGGCGTTTATCGGCAAATACACCCGCTTTGAAAACCTGGCGCCGGGCAGCTACAACTTCGACGACGATTAA
- the rplI gene encoding 50S ribosomal protein L9 has protein sequence MQLILLEKVANLGNLGDKVNVKAGYGRNYLLPYGKATAATAANLAAFEERRAELEQAAADKKASAETRAAQLAELEVTITATAGDEGKLFGSIGTHDIADALTASGVEVAKSEVRLPNGTIRNVGEFDVAVHLHAEVEATVRVVVVAA, from the coding sequence ATGCAACTGATCCTTCTGGAAAAAGTCGCGAACCTGGGCAACCTGGGCGACAAAGTAAATGTTAAGGCCGGTTACGGTCGTAACTACCTGCTGCCGTACGGCAAAGCAACCGCTGCAACCGCTGCCAACCTGGCTGCGTTTGAAGAGCGTCGTGCTGAGCTGGAACAAGCTGCTGCAGACAAAAAAGCTTCGGCTGAAACACGCGCTGCCCAACTGGCTGAGCTGGAAGTGACTATCACTGCCACCGCTGGCGACGAAGGCAAGCTGTTCGGCTCGATCGGCACTCACGACATCGCTGATGCACTGACCGCCTCGGGCGTTGAAGTTGCTAAAAGCGAAGTTCGTCTGCCGAACGGCACTATCCGCAACGTTGGCGAATTCGACGTGGCTGTGCACCTGCACGCCGAAGTTGAAGCAACCGTACGCGTTGTTGTGGTAGCTGCTTAA
- the rpsR gene encoding 30S ribosomal protein S18, protein MARFFRRRKFCRFTAEEVKEIDYKDLNTLKAYVSETGKIVPSRITGTKARYQRQLATAIKRARFLALLAYTDSHGR, encoded by the coding sequence ATGGCACGTTTCTTCCGTCGTCGTAAATTCTGCCGCTTCACCGCAGAAGAAGTGAAAGAGATCGATTACAAGGATCTCAACACTCTGAAAGCTTACGTATCCGAGACCGGCAAAATTGTTCCAAGCCGCATCACCGGTACCAAAGCTCGTTATCAGCGTCAGCTGGCCACCGCTATCAAGCGCGCCCGCTTCCTGGCCCTGCTGGCCTACACCGACAGCCACGGCCGCTGA